DNA from Solanum stenotomum isolate F172 chromosome 3, ASM1918654v1, whole genome shotgun sequence:
ttgaataatataaattaaaagagtaatGTAGTAATCAATACAATTGTAACTTATATTGGTAATTAGTGTCTTAATTGTAATTTAGTAATACTTTTAAGAAGGAATAGAGAAAGGTTTTAGGAAAAAGTGATTAATGGTGTTAAATGgtgaacaaaataaataaaattatctttaatttctaCAAAATATTTAGGcaagaaaataaggaaaaagacACAAAATCTAGTGACAGAAAAAAGAGAGGATGAGTTGAAAACGTAAAAAGGAGTAATGGTAAGAAATTAAGCAAGGAGATTAGGAGAAGACATGGTGACCTTTGCAATTCTTCAATAATATAtagaataattaacaattaatgTAATAGCTTATTATAGACAATAAAGTAATATgctcattaaaaaattaatggaaCTTCATAAATAAGATGGAATATggttgatattttgatttaaaaataagataaaatatatataaaaaaaaaaagagaaaaaaaatagcaatAGAGGCCTTAGAGATGTGCCACATCACCTTTTCTACATTTggctttatattatatatagatgttTTGTGATCTATAAGCTATAATTTTGCGAGTAGAAGCATATATAAACAAATCAAACATGCATGATTTgttgtttgattattttttcttggaTTTGTTCTTAATATAATCAAACAGAACCAGATATTTTAgatttatagaaatttaaacTTATGAACTGCCGTATCGTGTGACCGTTTGACAGAAAGTGTTAGTTAATGCTGAGACAAAAGAATTCATACTTGGTTTTtctgatttaaattttttatattttctgaaATATTCCAGCTTATAGTTCAGGTACCGGTCACAGAATGCAAGAAGAATTTTAGCACCAAGCTTTCCAAGTTCTTTACAGAATGtgttaaaaagtattttatttcaacaaaattcctTTCTCTTGGGCTGTTTCCGATAAAGAAATTCCTCACCAAATTAGAGTTCCCTTAATGTTAACTAAATTAAAAATCTCtatgaagaaaataatattacatGTTTCACAAATTTGATAATACATGAAGTAAAAATATCTTGCAGGAATCCAAGACTATATCTCACAACTTAAGTACGAAAGCAAACTCCATccttaaattcaatttttgtttgttagtaATTGAGGGTTAGATATCAATCATCTTTATACACACAATGGTGGGACTTCCACAACAACCTTAACCTAgtagtatatataataatacagGAATGCCCCCGAAAAAAACCAGTATTTTGGATTTATTTACACAGGGGCAAGCATCAAATTCACCCAACACCACAATGAGCCAACAGAGTTGGCTTCCGGTCACCACCACATCAAATGGCATTCAAGGTTGGAGGGGCACCATCGTGCAATGGCATTGAGTGCAcacaagtaaaaagaaaaaacaaaacttaTTCTATCTCCTAAGATGATCACGAGTGAAGAATGGATGCCGCAAGGCTTCCCGAGCAGTTAATCTTTCTGAAGGATCATATCTAAGAAGTCCTTGCAAAAGATTAATAAGATCACCAGCAGAGTGATCCACATGCTGCATGATTATGTTCTGCAATATAAAGCACAATTATTTGTAAACACCATGCAAATTCATTCAACCAAACTGCATAGAAAATAGGATTAGAAAAAGTACCTGAAGACGGGCCAACTTCAACACAGCTTTAATACTATCCCGGGAAGTTGCCCCCTCAGGCCAGTCCAACCTTCCTCTTCTAACATACTTCTCCGCTTGACGGCTGTGATTAGAGTAGGAAGTAATTCATCAATTTACAAAGAATAAGGAAAGAGATCTCTCTAATTGAATCAAGCGAGCCGCTGTTGAAGCAGACAACAAATCTATGACTTACTCCACTCTTTTCAGCATGTGCTGAGGCAGAGGGCCCAGTACTTTCTCCATCATAGCAAGGTGTTCTAAATTCTCGTGTGTTTGAAACAATGCTTCTCCCTAAATGAAGTTGCAAGACAAATTAGTTGGCAACAAATCAAATTCTAGGTAACCAAGGTTAATCCAGATTGAACAGAGCATACCGAACAAAGTTCCACAAGGATACAGCCAACACTCCATATATCACAAGGGTAGGTCCATCCAAGACCTGAAATAGATATGGTGAATTGAACGTTTCGTGAATGGAAGAATAATGGAGAAAACACCTAGATATTTGAACTCCTTACCTAGAATAACTTCAGGTGCACGGTAATGACGAGTTGACACAACATATGTCTGATTCTGACGGTCGTATGTAGTGCTACCAAAATCAATTACCTTTATAGCACTTGATTTTGGGATTCTTTTATAGTAAGAACCATCTTTTGGTGACCTAGAAGACACCTGTATTAAATAATTGGCAAACATGAGCAGTAGTATCAAGAACAAAATACGAAGTAAGGTTGCGTTCAACACATATTGAAGTACACAAAAAAGGGCATAACCAATCAAATAAGCTTACCTTGTAGTCAGGAACCTTTACATATTCTGGGGAGGTGAGAAGTATGTTCTCAGGCTTCAGGTCAGTATGGATAAGGCGCAAATCATGCATAACTACAAGATAAGCCAGATCATAATCAATTACAAGATGGTATATAGTTGGAAAAGTAACTGGAAAGTATGCATGATGACACTATTCAACTGAATTAATGATAAATACAATGCATACAGTCCTGATCATGAGGTACATTTTATATTCAGCACAAAGCCTATCTGCATCTAATATATATGCATGattgaagaaaagagaagtGCTCAAAGCTTTTTTTACACACATGCTACACAATCCAACAGTTGTCTTCCAATCTCACGGACAAGATCAATGGGAAATGAACGGTAATTGTTTTTCCGAAGGAAATCATATAAGCTTGGTCCAAGCTTCTCAAAGACCTGTTAAAACCATTTAAGTTCATCCAAAATTTTAATCCCCATAAGATTGTTAGGTGGGGAAATTAACCCATCCAAATCAATCATATATACTTACAATACAGATATGATTACGATAGTCAAACCAGTTCCATATTTGTACGCAACTGCAAGGAACAAACCAATTCAACACTTGACAAATAACAAAATTCCCACGAATGAGTACACAGATTACAATAATAGTAGATTTAACAGGCAATTACTCACCGATTGCCATTGTCATGTTTACCAAGCTGTTGAAGCATTTCAACCTCAATCATTGCTGCATCACGATACTTCTTCATACCCCGAACAATTTTTATAGCCACCATTTCTTTCCTTTCACGATCCCAGCATTCTAGGACCTGACCGAAAGTACCTTCACCCATCTTACTGTGGATCTTATCTACATTACAGGAAAATCTAAAAACCATTAGGGGGATATAGAGCAGATAAGGGAAATACACAGTACACATTCCACAATACTCTCTtccttctttattcattttaaagaatcatttttgttatgaatcaaaataaaacCGAAATAGATGACCATCAAATCAAAGACACAAATAGGAAACATCTAAAAGCTGATAGACATGATAATATCAACTATATTGCTAGTACAGTAGGATTTTAGGAAAAGGTGAATATGTCAaatcattttatataatattaggGTGCATAAACTATTATGTGTAACAGAAGTAATCAGATGGTCAGCATAGTAACCAAGGCACCAAAACATAAGTAGAATTTTTTGGTGATGGTAAAGATGATTACAGCGTGATGTTAAATTTTCTCCCAGCTCAAACACAAAATGTCCATCCTTGTCATCTTCTCTCCGAGGGGGAGAACCATTTTGAGCCACTCCCTTAATAGTAAAGGGAGCACTAGTAAGGTCAGTGAGTTGCCTTGAAGATGCATAGCTTGTCACATTCCCAACATCTTGTCCACAAAACAATCCTAGCTGAGCCTACACACAGGCATTCCATTCATGGTATCTTAATACAaaactaattttattattaccTTTGGATGCCTTCAAAGTAGTAAATAGAATTCACaaaacataacataaagtaGCAATGTTAATAATAAAGGACTGGGAAAAACAATCAACCAGTAACCAAATACCCATAAATCAATAGTTGGAGCAAGATACAGAAAACAAAGTGCCGCAATAAGGGCTTAGATcaagtttatataatatatccCAACttctaaaattcatgaaagacaCTACCACAATCGTCTGCAAAGAACtatttttttatgcaaaaaCTCTACAGCAAAAAACATTGTTTGGAAAAACTTGCATTTGTTTATTTCTCTAAAAGTTAAGACAGAGTTCTAGCCAATTGTGCAACAGTTCATTAGGCAAATCAATACAGTCCACCCTCTTAACATAGAAATCAGATACACATGAGATTTTTTTTCGAAAACTTGAATTAACATTATGATATCCTTTCACATAAAATTTTAGTCGAAAAGAACtattcaaattaaattgaaaCATCATAAATAATCACAAAATCTCAAAAACAGATAGTTCATGTCAGATCTGATTATAAAACGGTCAtcaggaaaaaaataagaaagaatcGGTAacatataagtaatttttatcCTCACGgctgaagaaataaaaatcaaaccCTGAAATACAAAAACCCAGCTAAATAAATACCATATCATGTAAGAACAACAATAGATCTAATCTAGAAACAACATAGAACACATAAAGACTGAGTCTTTCCCATACCTGACGCGAAATAAACCTAATCTTGATCAGATCTAGCAAAACCAAAGcgaaaaaaacaacaaagataGAATAAAAAGATCGATGAATTAGAGGATAGATCTAATACCTTAGGTGGTTCAGGGAGAACATCCCAGCCCAGACGCGCCCTCTTTCTTGGCCGCCGATCAAGATTCGTCAACGGAAAACCGGTCACGCGCTCCGTCTCCATGGCAGAAAGCTTAGAAACCTAGAGAGAGGAagctttagagagagaaaataatcGCGAAGAAAGTTGTGATAAGACGTAAGAGATTGATGCGAAATAACAAACCCTAGGGGTATCCACCTAATATTGACCTAACAAATTTTGAAGAGTCGGTTAATCTCAAATCGAAACCGAACAAGTGTCGAGATCGTGTCCGTTCGCGACCTTATCACATTCAAGCTAATATCGGGTTGTATTCGGACTTTTTAAAGCTGGATTAGATGTGTGGGCCTTAACCATGTAATGACCCATTTTTGGGCTTCTCTGCTTCTACAATATAAAGGCCCAACTTTGGCCCATAAAAAAGTGACAAGTTTTTGCAAGGATTGTTCCTACTTCCTAGTAAAACATAACTTATGCCTTGCGAACTTTATCTTATGACTTTTTTGCCAAACCTTAAAAAAGTTGTCTTGTTCAACAAAAATTTAGAGAACTTAGTCTCTATCGGCATAAGTTTGTATAAATAAGTTATGCCTACGAAACTTCTTTTccttaataaaaataacaaaatagagACAGATAAAGAGAGGAACTTTCGGAAAGACGCCACCatgaattgtattttttaaaatgaggtCCTAGATAACACGACATGAAGACTTCGGGGTTAGCTCACCCTTGCAGGATTGTGAGTCTTTGTTACGGACATAGAACATATGTTGCCCGTGGCATATATAAGGGGCATGATGACTTGACGTCATCCGCATCTTCTCCAACTTATTATCGACAGTTCATTCAAGATTTTGAACTCAACAATGGCAACAAAAAATGAGGATTGCACTCGTTGCAAGAGTTAACACAATACCTTACTACACGAGTTGACGAGAACCATGCACTATTTGTGCCGGCCTTCCCTAAGACACCTCTCTCTTTTGAGAGGATTTGTGGTATGTCAAGCCTTGATAAGGTTCTtccctaattattttttttttttataacaaaaatttgaaatatattttaagccACCAAAAGAGCAGAAAAAAGAAACTTATATTGGTGCTACTATTTAAATCCAAGAATCTATGCGCACTActtacaaataaattaaaacgaaaaaagTATTGTATTAAGTATGTAATATAGAATAAAAGTTTAATTAAAAACATTTCAAGAGCACTAATAATCGTAGGGTTTTTTTCTCATCACATAAGAGGGCATTTCAAGAAATACCATTGGTGAAATTCCGTTGTAAGTCTTTAATTTGCCTTGATGATATTGATTATGAGAATTTTTGTActattttcagacatattttcttttaaaataattgaaatgtcTCGTATTACTTGTTGATGAGCAATATTATCAATTCCTCCGACATTTTGTTTGACCCCATCTTTTTCCTCTCTTTATCATCTTTAATTTTGGCGCTAAGATTTTGCCTGTTGGAACTTCTTGAGTAAGGACCCAAGTAGATAGTACTAGATAGCAAAACAGAAGTTACAAACAAATACGGTAAGGATTTTCTTTTGACATCAATATTACTATTTAAGAATCTCTTTGGTCGGTACTCCTCAGCCATAATTAACAATTGAAGCACAAGTGACCAATATGATTATATAGAAACATATACTTATGTATGTACACtttgttggatattttttgtatttaataGATAGAGGTCTTAAATTGAACATACACATCTGTTCATGAAAGAGGATGATtattatgaaaactcattttgtAATTTATAGAGGTCTTAAATTGAACATACATACATGTTCATAAAAGAACATGACTATTATGAAAAGTCATTTGTTCATAAAAGAATAATACTattatgaaaagtcatttcttaAGTTCTTAAAATATAAGAACTCTTTAGAAGTAGCAAAGAAGAAAAATCTACATGTATATATACTAGGGCTTTGTTATATATCAAGACTTTATTATTTCCGAAAGAGAATTCTTCTTCATTTAtgtttcatatttatttttctaacacTTTTTAGAGCTTGGCAGTCTGTTTTGGTTGCTctattatttatatcatttttaaaaagagGAAGCTGTTGTATAACATcctatgaaataaaataataaacatcgCTATATCCGTaagaattaaatataatatttatttgattcaaTAATCATGGCTTACGACTTTCTTTACTTTGTGGTAATCCACCTTTCTTATACCctacaaaaattatatatatttaatctgATTTAAGGACCTATGGCTACTTTAATATCACGttgaaatatatatgttattatatcaacaaaatatttaaactattaGGGATAACATACTTTATTTACGACAttgaattaacaaaatatatatgacACAAATCTTCACACATTGGTTTTATCACTAAATCATAttgtaattaaataatatcattTTAACTTAATATAGGACTTAACTATGATAAATTAGTAGGATTTCGTATAAACACCGaaggatttttgaaaaaaaaaatcttcagaCTATTGAATTATTTAAATCTCAAGAACTAAGGTTGTAAATACAAGTTCAAATCACCAAAAGAGTAAAAATGTGGGAAGGggtaaaaaagataaaatagaatTATGATCCTACCACTTGTATCAAGTCCGCCATGagttaattactttttaaagtaGTACTACTAGATTTATCCTACCACTTGCATCAAGTCTGCGCCATGAGTTTATTGCTTTTAAAGTAATATTGATAGATTATTCTTTCAACTCGATCGGcagaatttttatttatttttaatttggtatTTAGTATATCTATTGTTGCCTAACTAAATTCGGATTTATATCTGAAAATTCCACACTCGGAAGCAAAACGCTTGTGGGATGAGTTGAGTACAACGCAAAGAGGGATAAAGAGAGGACCCTCCTAGGACCGAGATTTCCTTAAAAGACAACTTTTTATTGCTATAGGGATGACTGTTATATATAactataataatatatactagGAACGaacattaaagaaaatatacaaaattcaaaTGCGTGGAGTTGCAACGACTAAGAGAGGGGACTTTCGTCTGACAGTTATTCCAAGAGCTTCATCCACATCCAAGTCTTCCGCTTTTGCTCCATTTGGTAACGAGAATTCAAAATGAAACAACATTCTTGCCAATGCCAACTCATTCACAACCTTAGCGAATGTGATTCCAGGACAACCTCTTCTACCCGCACCAAATGgaattaactcaaaatttaacCCTTTGTAATCTACACAAGTATCCAAAAACCTTTCTGGTTGAAACTCCTCTGGATTTTCCCATATGGTTGGATCCCTGGAGATAGCCCAAGGACAAACAAAGACTTGAGTTCCAGCAGCCACGTCATAGCCCAATACTTTGGTGTCCTTTATTGCTTGTCGGGGAAGCAATGGCACCGGAGAGTGAAGACGTAGACTCTCTTTCATCACTGCAATTAAATAAGGCATGTTCTCCAAGTCTTCCTCTGTCACGTCCGACTTCCCTTGAGTTACTTGCCTCACCTCATCTCTTAATTTTCGCAACGTGTTTGGATTTCTGATGAGTTCATTCATTGTCCATTCTAAAAGAGTGGAGGTTGTATCTGTTCCTGCAGCAAACATATCCATGATAATAGCTTTAATCGAATCCATTTCAATGTTAAAACCGGacttgttttctttttgaacTTGAAGCAATATATCGACAAAGTCTGCTGATCCTTCCTCTTTCTCATCTATCTTCTCCTTGTGTTCCTCAATTACACcttccaaaaatgcactaaacTCCTCAGCTACTTTGTCCACTTTCGCATTTAAACCGTTGAAATGATTCACCCACGCAAGCCATGGCATGTAATCGGCGATGTTAAAAACACCCAATAATTCAACAAGCTCTATTACCAATGACTTGAATTTTTTCCCTTCTTCGCCGTCACAATACTTCCTTCCTAATGCCACCCTGCAAAGCACGTCATTCATCATGGTCACAAACAACTCCGTCAAATCGACAACTTGTGAATTGTCAATTGAGTGGTTAATCTTTCGGAGAAGAAGAGAGGTCTCTTCTTCCCTGATTTTGCTAAATGATTGGACTCTTTTGTTGTTCAAAAGATGAAGCATACAAACACTTCGGGCGTTCCTCCAGTACTCGCCGTATGGAGTGAAGGCAACGTCTTTTGGGCCGAAAAAAAGCTTTCTGGGAATAATGGAGTTGGGCTTGTTAGCAAAACCCAGGTCCTGGATTTTCATGATCTGGGAAGCTGATTCTGCTGAGGAGGCGATTAATACTTGGACGCTGCCGAACTGAAGCATCATCATTGGGCCAAATTCGTTTGTTAGTTTTTGGAGAGAGCGGTGTGGCTGTAGGCCTAATTGATGAAAGTTTCCGATGAATGGAAGTTTTGGAGGAGATGGAGGAAgatttttcttggattttttGGATGAAAGACGAAGAAGAAATGGTAGCAGAccacatgaaaataaaaataagaaagaaaaaactgCAAATGaagaaatcattttcttttacaatcgaagaaAATGATTTAGTATGCATATACTGGATGAATGGAGTTGTCCTCCTTATATAGAAGAGATGAAAGggcaaaaaaatataaaatactaataattaagCATATGAATTGTGATGCAGCCTATGAAGGACAAAGAAGGTGGAGAGTGGAGACTGTTTTGAAAAAGTAAAGTGCTCATATCATCAACTATGAgtatttaaaattcaaagttgTTAGTATTAAATATAAACATATGTTTTTAACAGACTAATAGAAGAGATGCCGTTTAAACATTGTTACTAAAATTTGCTTGGTTCCATTATTTTATATGTAGAAAATCTGGAGTAAATCCTCTCGGGCTCGCCATGGACACTTTTGCTCCTATTTTGAATCATCTAACACTTCACTAATATTTTGTGAGATATAAGTATTTTCACTTCATAATATCCACAAGTTAAGCCTTAATCCTTTAAAAGAACTTGCGCCCCCATTCGACATGAACTCAATTGCTATGGTCTGACAGAGGCTAACTTAGATAAAATAGCGTTGTAGCTAGATTCAAACTCAGGTCTTATGGGTGGTTCTTCTAGCTTGTACCAACATCACAATGACAAATCTATACTCTTTATGAGTGCACAGttaattatattctaatttATGTCAGTTTCTCAAGATAGATATACACCTATACACgtgatttttttcaaagttaacgggtgcacgtgcacccccACCTTATAAGGTGGTTCCGCCTCTGGCTATGgacataaattatattttcacaTCATAATATCTCACAAGTTATGCTTCATGTAAATCATGCCCTTAAAAGAACTTATGCCCTGCTAGGCTGCTACACATAAGCTCTAATACTGCTAAGGGCAAAGATCGCAATCAGTCTATTTGaaagacaaaaattaaagattagctcatttgaaggaaaaaatctTAAGAAGTTTCATAGATGTGCGTCACctctatttataaaataaagttaattttcAGCCTCCAcctataattaatataatatatctgTAGTCAATT
Protein-coding regions in this window:
- the LOC125860357 gene encoding serine/threonine-protein kinase AFC2 isoform X2, which produces MFSLNHLRFSCNVDKIHSKMGEGTFGQVLECWDRERKEMVAIKIVRGMKKYRDAAMIEVEMLQQLGKHDNGNRCVQIWNWFDYRNHICIVFEKLGPSLYDFLRKNNYRSFPIDLVREIGRQLLDCVAFMHDLRLIHTDLKPENILLTSPEYVKVPDYKVSSRSPKDGSYYKRIPKSSAIKVIDFGSTTYDRQNQTYVVSTRHYRAPEVILGLGWTYPCDIWSVGCILVELCSGEALFQTHENLEHLAMMEKVLGPLPQHMLKRVDRQAEKYVRRGRLDWPEGATSRDSIKAVLKLARLQNIIMQHVDHSAGDLINLLQGLLRYDPSERLTAREALRHPFFTRDHLRR
- the LOC125860357 gene encoding serine/threonine-protein kinase AFC2 isoform X1 — protein: METERVTGFPLTNLDRRPRKRARLGWDVLPEPPKAQLGLFCGQDVGNVTSYASSRQLTDLTSAPFTIKGVAQNGSPPRREDDKDGHFVFELGENLTSRYKIHSKMGEGTFGQVLECWDRERKEMVAIKIVRGMKKYRDAAMIEVEMLQQLGKHDNGNRCVQIWNWFDYRNHICIVFEKLGPSLYDFLRKNNYRSFPIDLVREIGRQLLDCVAFMHDLRLIHTDLKPENILLTSPEYVKVPDYKVSSRSPKDGSYYKRIPKSSAIKVIDFGSTTYDRQNQTYVVSTRHYRAPEVILGLGWTYPCDIWSVGCILVELCSGEALFQTHENLEHLAMMEKVLGPLPQHMLKRVDRQAEKYVRRGRLDWPEGATSRDSIKAVLKLARLQNIIMQHVDHSAGDLINLLQGLLRYDPSERLTAREALRHPFFTRDHLRR
- the LOC125860357 gene encoding serine/threonine-protein kinase AFC2 isoform X3; this translates as MGEGTFGQVLECWDRERKEMVAIKIVRGMKKYRDAAMIEVEMLQQLGKHDNGNRCVQIWNWFDYRNHICIVFEKLGPSLYDFLRKNNYRSFPIDLVREIGRQLLDCVAFMHDLRLIHTDLKPENILLTSPEYVKVPDYKVSSRSPKDGSYYKRIPKSSAIKVIDFGSTTYDRQNQTYVVSTRHYRAPEVILGLGWTYPCDIWSVGCILVELCSGEALFQTHENLEHLAMMEKVLGPLPQHMLKRVDRQAEKYVRRGRLDWPEGATSRDSIKAVLKLARLQNIIMQHVDHSAGDLINLLQGLLRYDPSERLTAREALRHPFFTRDHLRR
- the LOC125860357 gene encoding serine/threonine-protein kinase AFC2 isoform X4 is translated as MTMAIVMHDLRLIHTDLKPENILLTSPEYVKVPDYKVSSRSPKDGSYYKRIPKSSAIKVIDFGSTTYDRQNQTYVVSTRHYRAPEVILGLGWTYPCDIWSVGCILVELCSGEALFQTHENLEHLAMMEKVLGPLPQHMLKRVDRQAEKYVRRGRLDWPEGATSRDSIKAVLKLARLQNIIMQHVDHSAGDLINLLQGLLRYDPSERLTAREALRHPFFTRDHLRR
- the LOC125860357 gene encoding serine/threonine-protein kinase AFC2 isoform X5 — its product is MHDLRLIHTDLKPENILLTSPEYVKVPDYKVSSRSPKDGSYYKRIPKSSAIKVIDFGSTTYDRQNQTYVVSTRHYRAPEVILGLGWTYPCDIWSVGCILVELCSGEALFQTHENLEHLAMMEKVLGPLPQHMLKRVDRQAEKYVRRGRLDWPEGATSRDSIKAVLKLARLQNIIMQHVDHSAGDLINLLQGLLRYDPSERLTAREALRHPFFTRDHLRR
- the LOC125860352 gene encoding cytochrome P450 71A6-like; amino-acid sequence: MISSFAVFSFLFLFSCGLLPFLLRLSSKKSKKNLPPSPPKLPFIGNFHQLGLQPHRSLQKLTNEFGPMMMLQFGSVQVLIASSAESASQIMKIQDLGFANKPNSIIPRKLFFGPKDVAFTPYGEYWRNARSVCMLHLLNNKRVQSFSKIREEETSLLLRKINHSIDNSQVVDLTELFVTMMNDVLCRVALGRKYCDGEEGKKFKSLVIELVELLGVFNIADYMPWLAWVNHFNGLNAKVDKVAEEFSAFLEGVIEEHKEKIDEKEEGSADFVDILLQVQKENKSGFNIEMDSIKAIIMDMFAAGTDTTSTLLEWTMNELIRNPNTLRKLRDEVRQVTQGKSDVTEEDLENMPYLIAVMKESLRLHSPVPLLPRQAIKDTKVLGYDVAAGTQVFVCPWAISRDPTIWENPEEFQPERFLDTCVDYKGLNFELIPFGAGRRGCPGITFAKVVNELALARMLFHFEFSLPNGAKAEDLDVDEALGITVRRKSPLLVVATPRI